The sequence below is a genomic window from Salinispira pacifica.
CGAAATTCTTTTCATCGACGGGGATGTTCAGATTTTTCGCAATACCGAGGAATTGGACCGTCCGGACTTCGGGGACAGGATTGAAAATCTTGACCAGGTAATTACCGGAAGTAACGGCAGTCTGGAAGTTGCCGTATATCCGGAAACAGGAATTCATGCCTCTATCATCATACAGCCCGACACCAGCATGTACTTCGATATCACCGGCCTGCGGGAAGAGCAGAGCGGTGCCCTTGAACTGCTCACCGGACGGGTGGATCTCACCGTGGGGAGGCTCAGCGGACGCAACCAGCTGGATATCCGTACCGGATCCGCTGCAATGGGCGTACGGGGCACCACATTTTCCGTAAGTTCCACCCCTGGCGGTGATGTGCTGCTCACCACTGCAGAAGGGCGTGTGGAGTGCCGTACAGCCTCGGGTGAACGGTTCTTTGCCGTTCCAGGTGAAGTGGTGGAGAAACGCAGCGACGGCGTCTGGCAGAATCTCAGTGTCGATCCCGAAGAACTGGAGACATTCCGGGACAGATGGATATCCCAGCGAATAGAAGCGCTGGACGCCCAGGCATCCCGGGCTATAGCAGACTACGGCCAGCGCTACCTGGATTTACGTGACAGATTTATCGATGCCTATGTCAGACTGATGAATAACCGCGAGGTGATCCAGAAATGGATGAACGAAGATCGTGTGGGAAAACTCGGCAGCCGCAGCGACAGGCTCAGGGAAAAGCGGCAGATCATCGGAGCCCTCATGAATATCCGGGGCGTCCAGTTTATGTTTGAGAGGGTGTATTACCGCCTTGCCCAGCTTTCTGAACGCTATCCCGGAGTAAACGGAAACGTGAATGTACGCCCCGGACTTTCCATACGGAACTTTTACCGCCAGTTTGAACAGGACAGGGATATGTTCAGCCGCCGAATGAGAGAGGTGAGGTATATCCTGAAACTCTATGCTCTCCGCAATGAGGGGCGTACGCCCTTTGATGATTT
It includes:
- a CDS encoding FecR family protein, producing MSKIRFLILFLAFTSFGSIWADADVIGEILFIDGDVQIFRNTEELDRPDFGDRIENLDQVITGSNGSLEVAVYPETGIHASIIIQPDTSMYFDITGLREEQSGALELLTGRVDLTVGRLSGRNQLDIRTGSAAMGVRGTTFSVSSTPGGDVLLTTAEGRVECRTASGERFFAVPGEVVEKRSDGVWQNLSVDPEELETFRDRWISQRIEALDAQASRAIADYGQRYLDLRDRFIDAYVRLMNNREVIQKWMNEDRVGKLGSRSDRLREKRQIIGALMNIRGVQFMFERVYYRLAQLSERYPGVNGNVNVRPGLSIRNFYRQFEQDRDMFSRRMREVRYILKLYALRNEGRTPFDDFMSGGFESEEDFFGSDDDFF